One Megalopta genalis isolate 19385.01 chromosome 5, iyMegGena1_principal, whole genome shotgun sequence DNA window includes the following coding sequences:
- the LOC117220044 gene encoding uncharacterized protein LOC117220044, whose translation MYGLYLLDIYVSELLLNKQVFTDVEGSELMVRVVVVDLPVAEIVQRKQFVKDENVHVFQFSNGWTCHFSAVCEQLVKALKRMRVHFGIFRKGDNYPICSVRSYLTGCACDLNTLKVDKPKSFMFRGPFDLVDSGRSFAGQLDATITISNLGRCVSTCYALVPNAFIFKGGDEEVEYKGGLKAMSPGEHRTMNLDVNTPEKLAGVVRDFASISPMAGFLASGSPPPRPPREPLVDPRAVRSKKKKGKKKKK comes from the exons ATGTACGGTTTATACCTGCTGGACATTTATGTATCGGAGTTGCTGTTAAACAAACAGGTATTCACGGATGTGGAAGGCTCGGAGCTGATGGTgagagtcgtcgtcgtcgatctGCCGGTCGCAGAAATTGTCCAGCGCAAACAATTCGTCAAGGACGAAAACGTCCACGTGTTCCAGTTTTCGAATGGCTGGACCTGTCATTTTTCAGCGGTATGCGAACAGTTGGTAAAAGCGTTGAAGCGGATGCGAGTACACTTCGGAATTTTTCGAAAAGGCGACAATTATCCTATTTGCAGCGTTCGCTCGTACCTTACTGGCTGCGCTTGCGATTTG AATACTTTGAAGGTGGACAAGCCGAAATCGTTCATGTTTAGAGGACCATTTGACCTTGTTGATTCTGGCCGAAGCTTTGCAGGACAGTTGGATGCTACCATTACCATCTCTAACTTGGGAAG GTGTGTATCAACGTGTTACGCTCTCGTGCCCAACGCCTTCATTTTCAAAGGCGGTGACGAAGAGGTCGAATACAAAGGCGGTCTCAAGGCGATGTCACCCGGTGAACATCGTACAATGAATTTAGACGTCAATACACCTGAAAAGCTAG ctGGAGTGGTCAGAGATTTCGCTAGCATTTCTCCAATGGCTGGATTTCTTGCAAGCGGAAGTCCACCACCTCGACCACCACGGGAACCTTTGGTCGATCCTCGTGCCGTGCGTAGCAAAAAGAAGAAGggcaagaaaaagaaaaaatga